One window of Candidatus Manganitrophaceae bacterium genomic DNA carries:
- the lptG gene encoding LPS export ABC transporter permease LptG — MSLTTRYVLREYFKIFFLTLGALVLIYLSIEFVEKIRKFHAYHPPAILVFQYFLNRLPRFIFDLTPLALLISTLITFGGLSKNNEITAFKSSGISIFALATPLLVFAFGISVLFYFLNGSLIPSSYERSKIIRFEKIQGKKRFGDFAQNRIWLRLDNRTIFNIQVINPDKKTMRGVHIYYLGDDYKLPKEIEAEGLSYEDGEWFLSNGIHREFQPDGSIQVRTFDRETIPLNKKPEDFQQVAVKSNEMTAQKLQSYINQLTTDGFDATRYQVDLRAKEAFPFVNFMMILLGIPFALKDNRSAGLARGISISLCIAFFYWLVFSITVSLGHIGALPPWLAAWSANILLLIIGSYLFLNIRQ, encoded by the coding sequence ATGTCCTTGACGACGCGATATGTCCTGAGGGAATACTTCAAGATCTTCTTTCTTACGCTGGGAGCACTTGTACTCATCTACCTCTCCATCGAGTTTGTTGAGAAGATCAGGAAGTTTCATGCATATCATCCACCCGCTATCCTGGTATTTCAGTACTTTTTAAATCGTCTCCCCAGATTTATCTTTGATTTGACTCCTCTGGCCCTTCTTATTTCTACCCTGATCACCTTTGGAGGACTTTCCAAGAATAACGAAATTACCGCCTTCAAAAGCTCCGGGATCAGTATCTTTGCATTGGCCACACCGCTTCTTGTCTTTGCATTTGGCATCAGTGTCCTTTTTTATTTTCTGAATGGATCTCTCATTCCTTCCTCCTACGAACGGTCAAAGATTATTCGTTTCGAAAAAATTCAAGGTAAAAAACGATTCGGGGATTTTGCCCAGAACAGGATATGGCTCCGTCTGGATAATCGGACGATCTTTAACATCCAGGTGATCAACCCGGATAAGAAGACTATGCGGGGCGTTCATATCTATTATCTCGGAGATGATTATAAGCTTCCGAAAGAGATTGAAGCCGAAGGACTCTCCTATGAGGATGGAGAATGGTTTTTGTCAAATGGGATTCATCGGGAATTTCAGCCGGATGGATCAATTCAGGTTCGCACCTTCGATCGAGAGACTATCCCTCTTAATAAGAAGCCTGAAGATTTTCAACAGGTTGCTGTCAAATCAAATGAAATGACGGCACAGAAACTACAATCGTATATCAATCAACTCACCACAGATGGTTTTGATGCCACAAGGTATCAGGTCGATTTACGCGCGAAAGAGGCCTTTCCTTTCGTCAACTTCATGATGATTCTACTGGGAATCCCCTTTGCGCTTAAAGACAACCGAAGTGCCGGCCTGGCGAGAGGGATCTCAATCAGCCTCTGCATCGCTTTCTTCTACTGGCTTGTTTTTTCAATTACAGTGTCACTGGGACATATTGGGGCCCTCCCTCCCTGGCTGGCAGCCTGGAGCGCAAACATCCTTCTCTTGATCATTGGGAGTTACCTCTTTTTGAATATCCGGCAGTAG